The DNA segment AAAATCATCAGCAAAAGGAGAGAGCATATCGAAATATACTCTCTCTTTCCGTCAAGCATTTCTTAAAGACTAATTATTTTATTTAGTCAAGTATGTTTCTTTGTAAGTGTAATCTGGACCAAATGGATTTTTTTGCAAGTTTTTAATGTAGTCTTTTTGTAGGTATGCAGTAGAACGTTGATAAAGTGGTTGAACAGCTACATCATCCGTAAGAAGGATTTTTTCTGCTTTAACCATTTCATCCCAACGTTTTTGATCGTCAGCTGCATAAGTTACAGAAGCATCATTTAAAATCTTGTCATAGTCTTTGTTAGAATAACTCATTCTGTTTTGTGCACCATCAGTTACGAATAAATCTAAGAAAGTGGATGGATCTTGATAGTCAGGACCCCAGCCGCTCATAGAGAAGTCGTAATCTTGGTTTTGGTCATTTTGTAAACGAACTTTAAATGGAACGTTTTTAAGTTTAACTGTAAGACCGTCTAAGTTCTTTTGTAGTTGGTCTTGAATGAATTCAGAAGATTTTCTTGCATTTTCAGTATCATCACTAGTGAATTCAACTGTAATTTCGGAAACTCCAAGTTCTTTCAAACCAGCTTTCCATGCTTTTTGTGCTTCTTTTACATCATATTCTAAATGTTTACCAGATTCTTTTGTGTAATCTTCTTTGTTACCTGGATCAAAAGTGAAGCCTTCTGGTACAAGATTGTTTGCAGGTTTAGAACCGTTTTTAAGAACTGTATCAGTATACGATTGTTTATCAATCGCAAGAGCTAGAGCTTTACGGATATTTTTGTTAGCAAATACTGTGTCTTTGCCAGCACGTTTTTGGTTAAATTTGATATAGAAAGTGGAAGAATCATTCACTGTAACGTAATCTTTATTGTTTTTGTTTTGAGCCGCATAATCAGCACTTAATA comes from the Listeria welshimeri serovar 6b str. SLCC5334 genome and includes:
- a CDS encoding peptide ABC transporter substrate-binding protein, with protein sequence MKKSKLFLTLGLTLLLSLVLVACGGGSDSKSDDKKGSDSGKASGEQVLNLTESALIPSADSTKADDQVGLNVVNQTNEGLYALNKDGIPAIAGAAEEPKVSDDKTVYTIKLREDAKWSNGDPVTANDYVYSWRRAVDPNTAATYSYLFDAIKNGGDIVAGKKKPEELGIKAVDDYTLEVTLAKPTAYINSLFAFPTFFPLNEKFVTEKGEKYAQNSDNMLFNGPFALKDWTGTNKKWTYVKNDKYWDKDKVKLKQINVQVVQDSGTGLNLYNTDKVDRTVLSADYAAQNKNNKDYVTVNDSSTFYIKFNQKRAGKDTVFANKNIRKALALAIDKQSYTDTVLKNGSKPANNLVPEGFTFDPGNKEDYTKESGKHLEYDVKEAQKAWKAGLKELGVSEITVEFTSDDTENARKSSEFIQDQLQKNLDGLTVKLKNVPFKVRLQNDQNQDYDFSMSGWGPDYQDPSTFLDLFVTDGAQNRMSYSNKDYDKILNDASVTYAADDQKRWDEMVKAEKILLTDDVAVQPLYQRSTAYLQKDYIKNLQKNPFGPDYTYKETYLTK